The Methanobrevibacter sp. sequence CATGTGTGCATGGATTTCTTTGATTACGAATTCCATATTTTCAATATTTTTGTTTTCCAATTCCTTTTGAGAAATATTTTCATAAATTTTATAGGTATTTAAATCATAGGCTTTTGTTGGTGTTTGAAGCACATTCAAATGACTGTAATAGTTGGCGCTATCTGTTAAAAATCCGTCAATTCCCATATAGGTTAATATAGGCATAAATGATATTTCTGTAAATGGAAAAATAAAATAACTGCTTTTTTCAGCTTCTTTTTTAAGTGAAACTATTATTTCAACGAGTTCTTTTGGATTTGTTAGTAATGCGTCTCCATTTGCTATGATAAATCCATTGTATCCAATTTTTTCTAGGTTCTTTAAACAATTTACTCGCAAATCGATGTATTTTGAACCTTGTATGACTGCAACATCACATTTTTCCACATTTTCTTTTGCAAGTCTTAAGGTTTCTTTTACATTGAATTCAGCGATTTCACGGTCAACATTATGTGCGGATCCCTGATTTGGTGCAATTTTTAATTCATTTTTGTCGAATAATTTTGGTGTTATTTCATCATTTATTTTACCTATTCTTCCGGGTCCGTCATGTGATTTTATTTCAAATTTTTTTCTCATTTGCTTCTTCCTTTTTTGTTCTTATTTAAATATAGATTTTTTAGGTTTATATAAATTTTTCATTTTGTGTAATCTTTATGATTACACTTATCAAAAATTTAGTAAGCTTTATATATGGTCTTTTAAAGAATATTAGTATGGATTTGAGGAAATAATCTGATGATAATCCGAGGTGTGTTTTCAATGTCTATAATAAATCGTCTTAAATCCTTGTTTAAAGGTGACAATGAAGAAAGTGGCATCAATACTGATGTATCAAACACATCTGATGATGTCCAAGTTACATCTTCAAAAAATGTAAGTGTTACTGTTTCTGATGAAGAAAAAGAGACTGAACCATTGGAAGAAGAAGTTTCTGTTGATTCTGAAGACAGTACTGAGGATTTAACTTCTGAAGAAGACATCGAACCTTCAAAAGATCAAGTTGAAGAAACTACTGAAGAAGTTTTAGAAACTAGTGATGATTCATCTGAAGAAATTGTGGAAGAAGTTGAAGTGGCAGAAGAAGTTTCTGTTGAAGCTGAAACTGTAGAAGATGAAGAAATTGAAGAAGATGTTGAGGAAGTTGAACAAGATTTAAAAAATAAAGATACAGAGAGAGATAAAATGACTTTATTGACTGATAAAGAATTATTAAATGATAGTAACCGTGACCCAGATTTCACTGCTGAATTTATTGATGCAGGTATTGAAACTGTAAAACACTGTTTCCAATGTGGTACCTGTAGTGGTAGTTGTCCATCTGGAAGAAGAACTCCTTACAAAGTAAGACAAATTGTCAGAAAATGTTTATTAGGATTAAAAGAAGAAGTAATTTCTGACGACGCTTTATGGATGTGTACTACTTGTTACACTTGTCAAGAAAGATGTCTCAGAAGCGTTAAAATTGTAGAAATTATCAAAAAAGCACGTAATATTGCTGCACATGCAGGTTACATGGCAAAACCTCACAAAATGACTGGTGTATTCGTAATTAATACTGGTCACGCAGTACCTATTAACGATGCTGCTAAAGCTTTAAGAACCAAAATTGGTCTTCCTGAAGTACCACCTACAACTCACGCTTATCCTGAAGCATTAGAAGAAGTACAAAAATTATGTAAAATTACCGCATTTGATGAATTAATCGGTTACGATGAAGCAACCGGCGGATTAAAAGAATAGATTTATGAGGAGAGTTATAATATG is a genomic window containing:
- a CDS encoding archaeosine tRNA-ribosyltransferase, encoding MRKKFEIKSHDGPGRIGKINDEITPKLFDKNELKIAPNQGSAHNVDREIAEFNVKETLRLAKENVEKCDVAVIQGSKYIDLRVNCLKNLEKIGYNGFIIANGDALLTNPKELVEIIVSLKKEAEKSSYFIFPFTEISFMPILTYMGIDGFLTDSANYYSHLNVLQTPTKAYDLNTYKIYENISQKELENKNIENMEFVIKEIHAHMKNKSLRNLVEERSGTTPQNISTLKILDRTQMDYLLEYTQLF
- the hdrC gene encoding CoB--CoM heterodisulfide reductase subunit C, whose amino-acid sequence is MSIINRLKSLFKGDNEESGINTDVSNTSDDVQVTSSKNVSVTVSDEEKETEPLEEEVSVDSEDSTEDLTSEEDIEPSKDQVEETTEEVLETSDDSSEEIVEEVEVAEEVSVEAETVEDEEIEEDVEEVEQDLKNKDTERDKMTLLTDKELLNDSNRDPDFTAEFIDAGIETVKHCFQCGTCSGSCPSGRRTPYKVRQIVRKCLLGLKEEVISDDALWMCTTCYTCQERCLRSVKIVEIIKKARNIAAHAGYMAKPHKMTGVFVINTGHAVPINDAAKALRTKIGLPEVPPTTHAYPEALEEVQKLCKITAFDELIGYDEATGGLKE